The Effusibacillus pohliae DSM 22757 genomic sequence GTTTGCCTCTGCTGTTTGAGGGGACCTGGGCGGATCGCGCGTGGGCGGTCGGCTGGCTGCTGCTGCCAGCGCTGATCGGCCGCTACAGTCACCTGCTGCAGCCAAAATTGGTTCGGCAGCAGGCGGCAGCCTGACCGGAAGCGGGCCGCCCGGTGCGCCGACAGGTTCCGGTCAGACCGGAAATGTGCCGCCGGGTGGGCTTGTGATTTTTTTCGTTGGCACATCGGGTGATTCGGTTCAGCCCGTTTTCTTACTATTTTTGTTATTGACAGATGCCGTAAAACTATGGTTGATTTAGGTTGGGAGCCGGATAGACGAACATCATGCAGCATGCGAAACGTCTCGCATGCATATCTTGTAGTATTGGTGAAATCGTTTACAGTAATCGTTTACAGAAAACGATTACACCCGTATCTTGAGCAACAGCGTGAGGCCAGATGTGGAGGCGAACATGGCGACCATCAAAGATGTGGCAAGAATGGCGGGAGTGTCGACCGCAACAGTTTCGCGCGTACTGACCGGGAATGGCCCGTTTACGCCGGACACGCGGCGAAAGGTGATGGAAGCGATCGAAAAATTGAACTATCAGCCAAACGGACTGGGACGCTACCTGCGCAAGCAGGAGACGCGGACGGTGATCGTGGTGCTGCCGGACATCACAAACCCGTTCTTCTCGCAGATCATCCGCGGCATGGAAGATGAGGCACTGGCCCACGGATTCACGGTCATCCTTGGAAACACGGACAACCATGCGGACCGGCAGCGGAACTATGTGAAGCTGTTGGAAGAGCGGCGGGCCGACGGGATCATCCTGACCGCCGTCCGCAATCCGCAGCCGGAGATTGAAGCGATCCAAAAAATCGGCCCGGTCGTATTGGCCTGCGAGTACAGCTCCGGTATGTTTCAGTCGGTGGCGATCGATAACGAACAGGCCGCGTTTGAAGCGACGTCTCACCTGATTCGGTTGGGGCACAAGCGGATCGCCCATTTTGCCGGTCCTTCGGAGGTGGTGCTGAGCGGCGATCGCCTGCACGGGTACCAGCGGGCCCTGCGGGAGCACGGCATCGCGGAACAGTGGGTCGGCGAAGGAGATTTTTCGCTGGAATCGGGACGGCGCTTGATGCAGAAATTGCTGCAGGCGAATCCTCGTCCGACCGCGTTGTTTGCCGCCAGCGACAAGATGGCGATCGGGGCGATTCTGGAAGCGAAGTTGCACGGGCTGAAGGTGCCGGACGATTTGGCGGTCGTCGGATTCGATGATATTGAAATGGCGGAAGTCGTGGATCCGCCGCTGACGACGATCGTGCAGCCGAAGTATCAAATCGGCGTGGAAGCGATGCGCAAGCTGATCACGATGCTCGAGGGGCGCCCGGATCCGGCGCTGCAGACGATTTTGCCGCATACGTTGGTGATTCGACGTTCCTGCGGCGGCAGGCCGGAGTAATCCAGCCAACCGGGATTCCCATTTTGATCGAGACTGCCAGGAAAGGAGGGGGATGTCGGGATCGATTTCCATCCATGTTGCTAGAAAAATAGCTTTTGAGACACAACGATCAAACATCAGTAGAGGAAACTCGGCTAAAAGCGCCCGCGTCCGTGCGGGCAACACCGAGTTGATCGTCCGTGATCAAAAAAGGAGGTCAATCGAATGAAGTGGAAAAAAATCGCATTGCTGAATGCGGGACTTGCCATGTCGTTGGCGCTGACTGCTTGCTCTTCCGGGCAACAGGCGCAACCCCAACCAGGGGGAGACAAGCAAGGCGAAAAGGTGAAAATCGTGTTCGCTCGGGGCAAAGACGTGACCGGCGCGACGCAACAACTGGTCGAAGCGTTTAAAAAGACCCATCCGAACATCGACGTAGAAGTGCGGGAAATGCCGGCTGACACGGGGCAAAGTCATGACCAGTATGTGACGATGCTGAGTGCCAAATCGTCGGAGATCGATGTGTTTGACCTGGACGTGATCTGGCCTGCTGAATTCGCCCAGGCCGGCTACCTGCTGCCGCTCGACCGGTTTATCGAAGAAGACAAAATCAACCTGAAGGACTATATCCAGGGAGCGGTGGAAGCCGGCAACTTCGAGGGCAAGCAGTGGACAATGCCGAAATTTATCGATACCGGCCTGCTGTTTTACCGGAAAGATGTGGTCAAGCAGCCGCCGAAAACGTGGGATGAATTGATTCAGCAGGCAAAAAGCCTGAAAGGGCAGGGCGGAACGCAATTCGGCTATCTGATGCAGGCGAAACAGTACGAAGGGCTGGTCTGCAACTTCCTGGAGTTCATCTCTTCCTACGGCGGAAAAATTCTCGACGACCAGGGCAATGTCGTGGTCAACAGCCCGGAAACGATCAAGGGATTGAAGAAAATGATGGAAGTCGTCAAATCCGACTTCGTTCCGAAAAACATCACGACCTTCACCGAATTGGAGTCGCACACGGCGTTTATTGAAGGGCAGTCGCCGTTTATCCGTAACTGGCCGTATCAATGGGCACTCGCACAGGATCCGAAACAGTCGAAGATTGTGGATAAGGTCGGAGTGTCTCCGTTGCCGGCAGGGGACAAGGGTTCTGCTGCCACGCTGGGCGGTTGGATGTCGGGGATCAACAAGTACTCCAAGCATCCGAAAGAGGCTTGGGAGTTTCTGAAGTTTATGACCGGTCCGGAGGGGCAAAAAATCACGGCGGTCAAGGGTGGCAGCGCCCCCACCTATCTGCCTTTGTACGACGATTCGGAAGTGAAAAACGCGAGCCCGCTGTTTGCCAACAAGGATTTTGTGAAGGGCATCAGCGCGGCGGTTCCGCGTCCGACCTCGCCGGTGTATCCGAAGATTTCCGAGGTCATCCAGATCGAGGTGTCGAAGGCGCTGGCCGGACAACAAACGGCCGAGCAAGCGGTACAGAACATGGAAAAGAAAATCAAGGAAGTCGTCGGCAAGTAAACAGCATTTGAAGTTGCCCAATACCATGGGGGCTCCCGGGGGAGGCGGTGGGCGGCTCCTTTCGGGAATGCCCGACATGGTATTTTTCACTTGGCGGATGCGGGGTGGGCGGATGTTTTGGCCTGAAACGAAAGAAAGTGGGTGAGCGAATGAAAAAGCGCAAGGGCAGCGGCCTGTCGGAAAAACAGGCCGGGTATCTGTTGGTGTTTCCCGCCTTGTTGGTGATCCTGGTGATCGCGATCTGGCCGGTCGTTCGCTCTTTTTGGCTCAGTTTGCATGACATACGGCTGAATGACCCGACGAAAACGGAAACCCATGCGTCATACGGAATCGATCTGGAGCGGTATGTCAACACGATGCCGTATTTGCTGAAATCGCTGGACAAGGAAGTGCAGCAGGCGCAGGGAGGCACCCGACAACAGCTGGCGGATATTCGGGCACGGCTGGAAAACGCCCAGGCTGCAATCGGCGAAGAAAAGCAGGTGAAGGACCGTTACCAGCAGGTGAGCGATCTGCTGTATGATTTCAAACCGGTTCCGGCCCAGCTGAAATACGTGGACATCAGTGACGGGAAAGCGAAGCAGCTGAAAGAGACGGCGGAGCAGGCCGACAAACAGCTGGCGGAACTCGCTGCTGCCAAACAGCTGAAACGGCCGAACGACGTGACAGGACTTGTCAAGGGACTGGAGCTGTCCGTCATTGAGCCGAATTTTGTGGGATTGTCCTACTACAAGCAGTTTTTGACGGAAAAGCGCATGTGGCTGTCCCTGTTCAATACGGCTGTATTTACGGCGATTTCGGTTGCGGCCGAACTGCTCTTGGGGTTGTGGATTGCCGTTCTGATCAATAAACAGTTCCGGGGCAGGGGGCTGGTGCGCGCGGCCGTGCTGATTCCATGGGCGATTCCGACCGTCATTTCCGCCTTGATGTGGAAATTCCTGTATGACGGCCAAAACGGAATCGTCGCCAAAGCGTTTGCGACGGTCGGCCTGATCTCCGATATGAGCACGCTTCTGACCACCAAGTGGGGTGCTATGTTTTCGGTGATTTTTGCCGATGTGTGGAAAACCACTCCGTTTATGGCACTGCTCATTTTTGCCGGTTTGCAGACGATTCCGGATTCACTGTACGAGGCTGCCGACATCGACGGAGCCACGAAGTGGCAGCAGTTTTTCCGCATCACCTTGCCGCTGTTGAAGCCGGCGATTCTGGTCGCGCTTTTGTTCCGTACGCTGGATGCGTTCCGCGTATTCGACCTGATCTACGTGTTGACCGGCGGCGGTCCGGCGAATTCGACGGAGACCATCTCCATTTACGCGTACAAAACGATGTTTGCGCAGTTGAATTTTGGAGCCGGTTCCGCTCTTTCGGTGATCGTATTCGTGTGTGTGGCCCTGATCAGCATCGGGTTTATCAAAATTTTGGGCGCGGATCTGCTCGGGGACAGCAGAGCCCGGTAAACCGGATGCCTGGTACTCGGAAGGAGCGTGAGAAACGATGCAAAAAAAGGCGGGGCCGCTGTTTTACGTTTTCTTGGCCGGTTTCCTGTTTGTCGTGATGTTCCCGTTTCTGTGGATGCTGATCGCTTCGTTGAAGCCACCCAACGAACTGTTTGGCGCACGCGCATTTGATGCCTGGATCCAGCATCCAACCCTGGTCAACTATATCCGGGTATTTACGCAGCGGCCGTTTGGCACTTATTTGTGGAACAGTACAGTGGTCGCCGTGCTCACCACCTTGTACAGCATCATCATCGCTTCGATTGCGGCATACGCGATCGCCTGGTTGAAGTTCAGGGGAAAAACGGTCATTTTGGGGATTGTGCTGGCGGTCTCGATGTTTCCGCAAATCGCCACCATCTCGCCGATTTTCCTGTTCATGCAGTCAGTGGGACTGACCAATAGTTATCTGGGATTGATCATTCCCTACACCACGTTCGCTTTGCCGCTGGCAATTTGGAACCTGACCGTGTTTTTCCGCAAAATTCCCTACGATCTGGCGGAAGCTGCGAAAGTGGATGGGGCCAGCATCTTGCAAACGCTCATCCGGGTCTTTTTCCCGGTCGCGCTGCCGGGGGTTTTCACCACCGCCATTCTGGTGTTTATTGCGGCATGGAATGAATTTTTGTTTGCTCTGACGATCAACACGGAGGAAGCGATGAAAACGGTGCCGGTCGGCATCGCGATGTTCCAGGGGCAATACACGATGCCCTGGGGGGAAATTTCGGCAGCGTCGATTATCGTGACGGTTCCATTGATCATTATGGTTTTGATTTTCCAGCGGCGGATCATTTCCGGCTTGACGTCCGGCGCTGTCAAGGAGTAATTGAGCGGGTACGACTGTTTCAGCGCAAAAAACATTGGGGAGGAATGTTTCGTGGCAAAGCTGAAAATCGGGGTTATTGGCTGCGGCAGCATTGCGCAACACCGGCATTTGCCGGAATATGCGGCCAACCTGAACGCCGAAATCGTGGCGGTTTGTGATAAGGATCGCGAGCGGGTGCAGGAGGTGGCGGAAACATACGGGGCCAAGGCCTACACGGATTATCGGGAGTTGCTGCAGAATGAGGGATTGGACGCGGTGAGCGTCTGCACCCCGAACGCGCTGCATGCACCGATCAGCATCGCGGCTTTGGACGCGGGCAAGCACGTACTGTGCGAAAAGCCGATGGCCACCTCGCATGAGGAGGCGCTGGCGATGATCGCGGCGGCCGAAAAAAGCGGCAAGTTTTTGATGATCGGCCACAACCAGCGATTGATGCCGCCGCACAAGAAGGCGAAAGAGATCCTGGACAGCGGCGTGCTGGGACGGGTGTTGACGTTCCGCACGACATTCGGTCATGCCGGGCCTGAGATGTGGAGCGTGGAAGGAGCGGGCGGCTGGTTTTTCCAGAAACAGCAGGCATTTATCGGTGCAATGGGCGACCTCGGGGTGCACAAAGCCGATTTGCTACGCTTCCTCCTCGGCGAAGAGATTGTGGAGGTCGGGGCGTTTGTCGGAACGCTTGCCAAGCAAAACACGGATGTGGATGACAACGCGGTGTGTATTGTGAAAACGGAAAGCGGAGCGATCGGGACGCTGGTGGCCAGCTGGACGTATCAACCGAAGGAGGACAACAGCACTGTCTTTTATTGCGAGAAGGGGACACTGCGGTTGGCGGAAGATCCGACATACGGCGTCATCGTCGAGTTTGCAAACGGTGAACGGGCGCTGTATCAGGTGGGTGCTGTGGCGACCAACGAAAAACAAACGACCAGCGGTGTGATCGATGCGTTTATCGAGCATATCTTGACCGGCACCCGGCCTGCCATTTCGGGAGAGGAAGGATACAAGTCGCTGAAAGTGATTTTGGCGGCGTTGGAGTCGGCTGAAACGGGCCGGATCGTGCGGGTGGAGTAATTCATTGTGGAAGAGCTACTGGAAGGAGGCAATCGAAGATGAAACTCGGTGTATTTACTGTGTTGTTTCAAAACATGCCGTTTGAAGAAATGCTGGATCATGTCAAGGCGCACGGGTTGGACGCGGTCGAGATCGGAACGGGCAATTATCCGGGCGATGCGCATTGCAAGCCCGATGTGCTGTTGGAAGATGCGGACGCCCGCCGAAAATGGAAAAAAGCGATCGAGGACCGGGGCCTGATGATTTCCGCCCTGAGCTGTCACGGCAACCCGCTGCACCCGAACAAGGAGATTGCCAAAGGATTCCATGAAACGTATGTGAAAACGGTCAAACTTGCTCAATTGCTGGAAGTTCCGGTGGTCAACGTATTCTCGGGCTGCCCGGGCGACCATGAGGGGGCGAAGTACCCGAACTGGCCGGTCTCCGCCTGGCCGCACGACTATACGGAAGTGCTCGAGTGGCAATGGCGCGAAAAAGTGATTCCCTATTGGCGGGAATGGGGCAGCTTTGCGGCACAGCACGGTGTCAAGCTGGCGTTTGAAATGCACGGCGGATTTTCGGTGCATTCGCCGGCCACCCTGCTTCGTTTGCGCGACGCGGTTGGGGAAGTGATCGGGGCCAATTTCGACCCAAGCCACATGTACTGGCAGGGGATCGATCCGATCCAGGCGATTCGCGTGCTCGGCAAAGTAAATGCGATCCATCATTTCCACGCGAAGGATACGGCAATCGATACGTCCAATGTCAACATGCACGGCCTGCTGGACACGCAAAGTTTCACCCGGGTGCAAAACCGGTCATGGATGTTCCGGACGGTGGGCTACGGGCATGATCTGAAACATTGGGCGGATATCGTATCGGCATTGCGGCTGGTGGGGTATGACTATGTGTTGAGCATTGAGCACGAAGATGCGTTGATGTCGGTTGAAGAAGGGTTCAGCAAAGGGGTTGCCAACCTCAAGCAGGTGATCCTGCGGGATCCGGTCGCAGAAGCCTGGTGGGCGTAGGTGATTTGACCACCATTCTTGAGGGAAACCTGCATATCATAAGTAACGATGCGTTCAGGTAGCTGGATGGGGGGAGCGGGCCGGCCCACATTGTCCTGGGTCGCCGTACCCGGGCCCCTGTCTGAATCAGCGCTATTTTGGTGCCATTGAATATGGAGGCTTTTCTATGGCAGACACTTTACGGATTGGACTGATCGGGGCGGGGGGGATCGCCCGCCAGCGGCATCTTCCGGGTTGTGCCGCTTTGCCGGAGACGGAGATCGTGGCGGTATTCGATGCGGTGGAGGCGACTGCAAGGCAAGCGGCTTCCGATTTTCACATCCCGGTAGTGCACACCGATTACCGCCAGATGCTGGAGCAAAACGATATCGATGCGGTGATCATCACCACCCCCAACGCGTACCACGCGCCGATTGCGATCGATGCGATGCAGGCGGGCAAGCATGTTTTGTGCGAAAAACCGATGGCCGCCAGCCTGCAAGAAGCGAAAGCAATGGTTCGTGTACAGCGGGAAACTGGGTGCACGCTGATGATCGCCCTGAACAACCGGTTCCGGTCCGATTCGCAGTGGATCAAGCAACTGGTGTACGAGGGAGAGCTTGGCGACATCTATCATGCGAAAACCGGCTGGCTGCGGCGGGCGGGAATTCCCGGATGGGGAGGCTGGTTTACCAGCAAACGGCTGTCGGGCGGCGGCCCGCTGATCGATTTGGGCGTGCATATGCTCGATTTGGCTTTGTGGCTGATGGGCAGTCCGGAACCGGTCGCGGTCAGCGGCGTCACCTACCGAAAATTTGGCGACCGGCCGGATCACCAGGTTCGCACGTGGAATGTGGCGAATCCGCAAGGCGTGTTTGATGTGGAGGATCTCGCCAGTGCTTTTATCCGTTGCGCGGACGGTTCCACCCTGACGCTCGATGTCAGTTGGGCGGCCAACATTGAA encodes the following:
- a CDS encoding Gfo/Idh/MocA family protein, yielding MADTLRIGLIGAGGIARQRHLPGCAALPETEIVAVFDAVEATARQAASDFHIPVVHTDYRQMLEQNDIDAVIITTPNAYHAPIAIDAMQAGKHVLCEKPMAASLQEAKAMVRVQRETGCTLMIALNNRFRSDSQWIKQLVYEGELGDIYHAKTGWLRRAGIPGWGGWFTSKRLSGGGPLIDLGVHMLDLALWLMGSPEPVAVSGVTYRKFGDRPDHQVRTWNVANPQGVFDVEDLASAFIRCADGSTLTLDVSWAANIEKERRFLHLLGVTGGVQLENDAVMYYGERGGQLVDVAPQFPQVPGAGPHSVLEKDGSLAMLREFARAVRTGTPPLCSAEEGLRVARILDALYRSAEAGREIRLDG
- a CDS encoding LacI family DNA-binding transcriptional regulator; this encodes MATIKDVARMAGVSTATVSRVLTGNGPFTPDTRRKVMEAIEKLNYQPNGLGRYLRKQETRTVIVVLPDITNPFFSQIIRGMEDEALAHGFTVILGNTDNHADRQRNYVKLLEERRADGIILTAVRNPQPEIEAIQKIGPVVLACEYSSGMFQSVAIDNEQAAFEATSHLIRLGHKRIAHFAGPSEVVLSGDRLHGYQRALREHGIAEQWVGEGDFSLESGRRLMQKLLQANPRPTALFAASDKMAIGAILEAKLHGLKVPDDLAVVGFDDIEMAEVVDPPLTTIVQPKYQIGVEAMRKLITMLEGRPDPALQTILPHTLVIRRSCGGRPE
- a CDS encoding carbohydrate ABC transporter permease; protein product: MQKKAGPLFYVFLAGFLFVVMFPFLWMLIASLKPPNELFGARAFDAWIQHPTLVNYIRVFTQRPFGTYLWNSTVVAVLTTLYSIIIASIAAYAIAWLKFRGKTVILGIVLAVSMFPQIATISPIFLFMQSVGLTNSYLGLIIPYTTFALPLAIWNLTVFFRKIPYDLAEAAKVDGASILQTLIRVFFPVALPGVFTTAILVFIAAWNEFLFALTINTEEAMKTVPVGIAMFQGQYTMPWGEISAASIIVTVPLIIMVLIFQRRIISGLTSGAVKE
- a CDS encoding ABC transporter substrate-binding protein; translation: MKWKKIALLNAGLAMSLALTACSSGQQAQPQPGGDKQGEKVKIVFARGKDVTGATQQLVEAFKKTHPNIDVEVREMPADTGQSHDQYVTMLSAKSSEIDVFDLDVIWPAEFAQAGYLLPLDRFIEEDKINLKDYIQGAVEAGNFEGKQWTMPKFIDTGLLFYRKDVVKQPPKTWDELIQQAKSLKGQGGTQFGYLMQAKQYEGLVCNFLEFISSYGGKILDDQGNVVVNSPETIKGLKKMMEVVKSDFVPKNITTFTELESHTAFIEGQSPFIRNWPYQWALAQDPKQSKIVDKVGVSPLPAGDKGSAATLGGWMSGINKYSKHPKEAWEFLKFMTGPEGQKITAVKGGSAPTYLPLYDDSEVKNASPLFANKDFVKGISAAVPRPTSPVYPKISEVIQIEVSKALAGQQTAEQAVQNMEKKIKEVVGK
- a CDS encoding carbohydrate ABC transporter permease produces the protein MKKRKGSGLSEKQAGYLLVFPALLVILVIAIWPVVRSFWLSLHDIRLNDPTKTETHASYGIDLERYVNTMPYLLKSLDKEVQQAQGGTRQQLADIRARLENAQAAIGEEKQVKDRYQQVSDLLYDFKPVPAQLKYVDISDGKAKQLKETAEQADKQLAELAAAKQLKRPNDVTGLVKGLELSVIEPNFVGLSYYKQFLTEKRMWLSLFNTAVFTAISVAAELLLGLWIAVLINKQFRGRGLVRAAVLIPWAIPTVISALMWKFLYDGQNGIVAKAFATVGLISDMSTLLTTKWGAMFSVIFADVWKTTPFMALLIFAGLQTIPDSLYEAADIDGATKWQQFFRITLPLLKPAILVALLFRTLDAFRVFDLIYVLTGGGPANSTETISIYAYKTMFAQLNFGAGSALSVIVFVCVALISIGFIKILGADLLGDSRAR
- a CDS encoding Gfo/Idh/MocA family protein; amino-acid sequence: MAKLKIGVIGCGSIAQHRHLPEYAANLNAEIVAVCDKDRERVQEVAETYGAKAYTDYRELLQNEGLDAVSVCTPNALHAPISIAALDAGKHVLCEKPMATSHEEALAMIAAAEKSGKFLMIGHNQRLMPPHKKAKEILDSGVLGRVLTFRTTFGHAGPEMWSVEGAGGWFFQKQQAFIGAMGDLGVHKADLLRFLLGEEIVEVGAFVGTLAKQNTDVDDNAVCIVKTESGAIGTLVASWTYQPKEDNSTVFYCEKGTLRLAEDPTYGVIVEFANGERALYQVGAVATNEKQTTSGVIDAFIEHILTGTRPAISGEEGYKSLKVILAALESAETGRIVRVE
- a CDS encoding sugar phosphate isomerase/epimerase family protein, with translation MKLGVFTVLFQNMPFEEMLDHVKAHGLDAVEIGTGNYPGDAHCKPDVLLEDADARRKWKKAIEDRGLMISALSCHGNPLHPNKEIAKGFHETYVKTVKLAQLLEVPVVNVFSGCPGDHEGAKYPNWPVSAWPHDYTEVLEWQWREKVIPYWREWGSFAAQHGVKLAFEMHGGFSVHSPATLLRLRDAVGEVIGANFDPSHMYWQGIDPIQAIRVLGKVNAIHHFHAKDTAIDTSNVNMHGLLDTQSFTRVQNRSWMFRTVGYGHDLKHWADIVSALRLVGYDYVLSIEHEDALMSVEEGFSKGVANLKQVILRDPVAEAWWA